In a genomic window of Epinephelus lanceolatus isolate andai-2023 chromosome 3, ASM4190304v1, whole genome shotgun sequence:
- the syngr1b gene encoding synaptogyrin-1 isoform X2 produces the protein MEGMQAYGAGKAGGAFDPVTFFQQPQTILRIVSWLFSIVIFGCIANEGYINRPDEVEEYCIFNRNQNACNYGVFMGSMAFLCCMAFLALDVYFPQISSVKDRKKAVLADVGVSAFWSFMWFVGFCFLANQWQVTKHEDNPLREGGDAARAAITFSFFSIFTWGAQTLFSMEKLKNVSFEEEYTKLFPPQPHQPFV, from the exons ATGGAGGGGATGCAGGCATACGGAGCCGGGAAAGCCGGAGGAGCCTTCGACCCCGTCACCTTCTTCCAGCAGCCTCAGACCATTCTCCGCATAGTGTCTTGG CTCTTCTCCATCGTGATCTTCGGCTGCATCGCCAACGAGGGCTACATCAACCGCCCCGACGAAGTGGAAGAGTACTGCATCTTCAACCGCAACCAGAACGCCTGTAATTATGGCGTCTTCATGGGCTCCATGGCCTTCCTCTGCTGCATGGCCTTCCTGGCTCTGGACGTCTACTTTCCCCAAATCAGCAGCGTCAAAGACCGTAAGAAGGCAGTGCTGGCTGATGTCGGGGTGTCAG CGTTCTGGTCCTTCATGTGGTTTGTGGGTTTCTGTTTCTTGGCAAACCAGTGGCAGGTGACCAAACATGAGGACAACCCactgagggagggaggagacgCTGCCCGGGCAGCCATcaccttctccttcttctccatCTTCACCTGG GGTGCTCAGACTCTCTTCTCTATGGAGAAGTTAAAGAATGTGTCGTTTGAAGAGGAGTACACCAAGCTTTTCCCCCCTCAGCCCCATCAACCTTTTGTCTGA
- the syngr1b gene encoding synaptogyrin-1 isoform X1 gives MEGMQAYGAGKAGGAFDPVTFFQQPQTILRIVSWLFSIVIFGCIANEGYINRPDEVEEYCIFNRNQNACNYGVFMGSMAFLCCMAFLALDVYFPQISSVKDRKKAVLADVGVSAFWSFMWFVGFCFLANQWQVTKHEDNPLREGGDAARAAITFSFFSIFTWAGQSFLGYQRYKLGADSALFSQDYTDPSQDAAGAPYTSFGGDDLESPGGGGQANSDGAFDGTGGYQRQDY, from the exons ATGGAGGGGATGCAGGCATACGGAGCCGGGAAAGCCGGAGGAGCCTTCGACCCCGTCACCTTCTTCCAGCAGCCTCAGACCATTCTCCGCATAGTGTCTTGG CTCTTCTCCATCGTGATCTTCGGCTGCATCGCCAACGAGGGCTACATCAACCGCCCCGACGAAGTGGAAGAGTACTGCATCTTCAACCGCAACCAGAACGCCTGTAATTATGGCGTCTTCATGGGCTCCATGGCCTTCCTCTGCTGCATGGCCTTCCTGGCTCTGGACGTCTACTTTCCCCAAATCAGCAGCGTCAAAGACCGTAAGAAGGCAGTGCTGGCTGATGTCGGGGTGTCAG CGTTCTGGTCCTTCATGTGGTTTGTGGGTTTCTGTTTCTTGGCAAACCAGTGGCAGGTGACCAAACATGAGGACAACCCactgagggagggaggagacgCTGCCCGGGCAGCCATcaccttctccttcttctccatCTTCACCTGG GCGGGCCAGTCCTTCCTGGGCTACCAGAGGTACAAGCTAGGGGCCGACTCAGCCCTCTTCTCCCAGGACTACACAGACCCCAGCCAGGACGCAGCCGGAGCCCCTTACACCTCCTTCGGTGGGGACGACCTGGAGAGCCCAGGAGGAGGGGGCCAGGCCAACAGCGACGGGGCCTTTGATGGCACCGGAGGCTACCAACGTCAGGACTACTGA